The genomic window CTGGAGCGCATGCTCTCGGGGCAGGTGAGCGATCTCTTCCTGGTGCGCCAGTACCTCGACGCCCAACGCGGCGGCTGGACGTGAGCGCCGAGTGGGAGGCGCTCGCGCCGATCCCGGTCGGGCCCCTGCGCACTTACCGGCTGGTGCCCACCGCCCACCCGGCCATCGACCTCTTCGCCGATCTGGAGCACGTCAGCCCAGCGGAGTGGGATCTGCTCTACGAGCTGGAAGCCCTGACCAACCCGCGCATGCGCGACGCGCGCGGCGAGATCGTCCTGGTGCCCAAGGACGAGCGCGTCTACGGCGAGGGCGCCTCCTATGTCATGGCCGCCTTCACCCACCTTAACCCGCGCGGCAGCCGCTTCAGCGACGGCAGCTTCGGCGTCTACTACTGCGCCGAAGCCGAGGAGACCGCCGTGCGCGAAGTCGCCTTCCACGCTGCCCGCTTTCTCGCCAGCACCAGCGAGCCGGCGCAGACCCTGGCCATGCGCAGCATCGGCGCCACCCTGGCGGGCAGCGCCTACGACCTCCTCGA from Thermithiobacillus tepidarius DSM 3134 includes these protein-coding regions:
- a CDS encoding RES family NAD+ phosphorylase, producing the protein MSAEWEALAPIPVGPLRTYRLVPTAHPAIDLFADLEHVSPAEWDLLYELEALTNPRMRDARGEIVLVPKDERVYGEGASYVMAAFTHLNPRGSRFSDGSFGVYYCAEAEETAVREVAFHAARFLASTSEPAQTLAMRSIGATLAGSAYDLLDQPWPWLRGEDYAPCQALARHARGRVDLLRYDSVRHPGHAAFAVFRPKALRQAQHLKYVELYWNGQRFTHAADISLEL